The nucleotide sequence TTATAATTTTAGTAAATAAGTATTTCGACTCATGCTGAATAACTCTAACCCCAGTAGTATCCCCCAACGCTTCGGATAGCTAGAAAGTCCAAATCAAAAATTTTTGCCGTACCTATTGAGAATACTTTGCATTTGAGTTATGCTGATCACTATCGGTTGACGGGTAAAAGTAATGGATTATCCCTAGGCTTCCTGTCTCTGTTAGTGAAAATAGATTTCATTTGAGAACAACTTATGAACTCATCTCATCTTGACGAAAGCGCGATTTGTGAAATTTTGGGAATTAACTGGGTAGACCGTTGGCTTGTTTATAAGCGATTACAAGAGTTAGAGATTCCCTGCTGGTGTCGAATTAACCAACCGTTACAGGTTCAAATTAATACCCCAAAAGATACAATTCAACTCTTGAGCGTCCTCCGACAATTCAGCCAGTCTCATCAAAATTTAGTCGAGCACTTAGAACACTGTTGGCATTGTCATTCGATTTGAAATCCCAAAGTTTTTTTAACCTTTTCTAAACTTTTCTGATTAACAGATATTGACTAGACTTGAACTTTTTTAAGTTTGTCTATTACTGTTTTCCTTTAAGTACAGCTTGAAATTTTTGTTACTTGTCACCTCCAGTAAACCCATGTATAAATCCAACAAAAGCCATACAGAATTCAACTTAACAGGAACAATCAAAAATGTGTGGATAAAAGAAGATAAACCTAAATTAATGACGCTACAAACTCCTGTGGGATTATTGCTGATTAAACTGTCTAAAGCAGCGCGGATGATGGGAATTTCTAATTTAGCTCCTGGTCAGGAGGTGCGCGTCAAAGGTCAAAAAAAACAAGATTTTAAAACCGGAAAGATTAAATTAAAAGCTGAACAGATACTTCCAGCTTTCCCACCCCTATCAACTTTAACTCCTTTATTCGGTGATGAAAGCCCAGAAAGTGCTTCTGAAAATTTAGTTCTTTCATCCTCTTTGAGTGTTCAAACTTCTACCACTTCTAATATTTTATATTCCCCAATTCAGGAAGACTATAAAACCTCAGAAATTTGTCCTTCAGTTATTCCCGGTGAACCGGTACAACAGCCTGCGGTTAAACCCGCTAAAATCTTAATTTGTCAAAAATCCGATTGTCGTAAACGGGGAGGCGATGCGATTTGTACGCTATTGCAACAAGAATTAGCTCAACGGGGATTAGAAGATCAGGTAACAATTCAAAAAACAGGATGTTTGAAAAAATGTAAAGCTGGCCCTAATCTGGTGATGTTACCGGATAAAACCCGTTATAGTAAAGTTGAACCGGAAAAAATTCCCGCGTTGATTGAACAACATTTTTAAAAAAATTTAGGATACGGGAGACTTAAGAAAGAAAGATTGATCGGGGTTGTTCTTCTCCTATAATTTGGAAATTAACCCGTTATTCAAAAGTAGAATAGGAGATAACAATGCCTCCAGAAATTAAGATGAAACGTTCAGCAATTAAGTTTCTACCTCAATCTCAGGAAGTTAGCCAGCCTGGTCGCAGGGGACGATATCAAGAGGAACAACCCTATCTTCAGGGTGTCTTTGCTTGGTCAGATGAAGATGCAACGGCAATTGCGAAAGTAAAGTTTTTTTCCTATGAAGAACTTATAGTAGCCTGGACTATTGCAGAAGAAGGAAAAGGTATTCTTGTTGTTGGCGATTACGTCGAGCCCAAAAATAGCTATGATGACAAAATTATTCGTTTATCTAATGCGCGAATTGCTCGTTATGATGCGAATGGAAAGTTTGAGCTTACAATTCCAGGCGAATCAGAACCTGAGATCCTAGAAGGAAATCCAAAAGATCTAGTAATCCTAGAAGTAGTTGGTCGTGTCGAGTTGATTCGACCCTCTATGTCAACTTCCGGTGGTTCTGGTCGCCAATCAGGTCTTAGACAAAGGCACGCTTTACGAAAACAACAACAAGAAAATCAAACACCTAGCTGAAAGAAATAGGGTTTCTGTTTTAAACTCAGATTTTTTCAGAAACCTTTTTTGCGAGATGATTTGAGTTTTTTTGATAACTAAAACCAATAAATTGCGGATACTTGTTTTAAATTTTAAAAGAATTCGAGAAAAATTGGATTTTTTATTGAAAATGGCTGGCAATTACTTGACGAAACCATAGGGGTTTGAGGTATACTAAAAAAAACACACCCAAGGGGTTATTGTGTCTATAGGCAAAAATAGAGGCTAAAACCCTTTAAACTCGTTCAAGATTGAGAAAATTTAATCGGTTTATGGCTGCTGCGATGCACGAGTTTTTTGAAGAAAAAGTCAAGTCGTGGATCGGGGTATTGACAAAATTGATAAATTGTGCATCAGCTAAAAAATCAAGTTTCACGGAAAATTAAAAATTGGGTTGCTTGCGTGTCCCAAGTGGTGAGAAGAAACGTTAGTCTTGCTTGTTCTTCTCCTATAATTTGGAAATTAACCCGTTATTCAAAAGTAGAATAGGAGAGGACGATGCCCCCAGAAATTAAAATGAAACTTTCAGCAATTAAGTTTCTGCCTCAATCTGAGGAAGTTGAAGTTAACCAGTCTAATTCTAAGGAACAACGATATCGAGATCGAGAAGAACGGAAATATCTTCAGGGTATCTTTGCTGGGTCAGATGAAGATGCGAAGGGAATTGCCAGAGTTTGGTTTTGTTCCAATCAAGAACTTAAACTAGCCTCGAAGCTTGCTCAAGAAGGCATGGGTGTTCTCGTTGTTGGCGATGAAAAGGAGATTGACTCTGGCAAGAAAACTATTGGTTTAGAAAATGCGCGAATTGCTCGTTATGATGCGAATGGAAAGTTTGAGCTTACAATTCCAGGCCAATCAGAACCTGAGATCCTAGAAGGAAATCCAAAAGATTTAGTAATCCTAGAAGTAGTTGGTCGTGTCGAGTTAATTCAACCTTCTATGTCAACTTCCGGTGGTTCTGGTCGCACATCAGGTCTTAAGCAAAGGCACGCTTTACCAAAACAACAACAAGAAAATCAAACACCTAGTTGAAAGAAATAGGGTTTCTACATCAGAATTTATATTTCATCTTCAACATTTCAGGAGAAACCCGGTTTCTGTAAGCGACCAACAACTTGATATTAAATATTCTTATTAGTAAAGGTATTATTCTTTTAAATTTTAAAAGAATTTGAGAAAAATCGGATTTTTTATTGAAAATGGCTTGCAATTACTTGACGAAACCATAGGGGTTTGAGGTATACTAAAAAAACGCAGCCAAGGGCTTATTGTGTCTATAGGCAAAAATAGAGGCTAAAACCCTTTAAAATTGTTCAAGATTGAGAAAATTTAATTGGTTTATGGCTGCTGCGATGCACGAGTTTTTTGAAGAAAAAGTCAAGTCGTGGATCGGGGTATTGACAAAATCAATAAATTGTGCATCAGCTAAAAAATCAAGTTTCACGGAAAATTAAGAATTGGGTTGCTTGCGTGTCCCAAGTGGTGAGATGATTGAGATGCAGTCTGAGGGGAATTCCAGAGCCACTTATGGCGTAGAATCTGAACTCGTTGAGATTCGATGCTTCGGCACTCACGCACTCACTAAAGTCTACAGATAAAAATAATTATGGCTTCACTTGAAGAACTTTGCATAAATTCGATTCGCTTCCTAGCCATTGATGCCGTAGAAAAGGCAAAATCTGGCCACCCTGGATTACCGATGGGTGCTGCGCCGATGGCCTTTGTGTTGTGGGATCGGTTTATGCGGTTCAATCCCAAAAATCCTAAATGGTATAACCGCGATCGCTTCGTGCTCTCAGCCGGTCATGGCTCAATGTTGCAGTATGCCCTGCTGTATCTGATGGGATACGATAGCGTTTCCTTAGATGATATCAAAAACTTCCGTCAGTGGGGGTCTAAGACTCCTGGCCACCCGGAAAACTTTGTCACCGCCGGGGTAGAAGTTACCACTGGCCCATTAGGTCAAGGGATTGCCAATGGGGTTGGGTTAGCTATGGCCGAAGCCCACATGGCTGCGACCTTCAATAAACCCGATGCCAACTTGGTAGACCATTATACCTATGTGATCTTAGGGGATGGTTGCAACATGGAAGGGGTTTCGGGTGAAGCTTGTTCTTTAGCCGGACACCTGGGACTTGGTAAATTAATTGCCCTCTACGACGATAACCATATTTCCATTGATGGAAATACCGAGATTTCTTTTACCGAAGATGTCAGCAAACGCTTTGAAACCTATGGTTGGCACGTTCAGCACGTTGAAAATGGCAACACGGATTTAGATGCCATTGCAGATGCCATTGCCAAAGCGAAGGAAGTCACCGATAAACCGTCTTTCATTAAAGTTACCACCATCATTGGGTATGGTTCTCCCAATAAAGCCAACACTGCTGGAGTTCATGGAGCGGCGTTAGGGGGAGATGAAGTGGCAGCTACCCGTAAAAATCTGGGTTGGGGTTATGAACCTTTTGTCGTTCCCGATGATGCCTTAGCTCATTTCCGTAAAGCCGTTGAACGCGGGGCGAATCTGGAAGGAGAATGGAGCAAAACTTGGGAAAACTACAAAGCCAAATATCCCCAAGAAGCCGCTGAATTTGAACGTCGCATTAGCGGAAAACTCCCCGAAGGCTGGGAAAAAGCCCTTCCAACCTTTACCCCGGAAGAAAAAGGCAAAGCCACCCGTCAATATTCTGAAGGATGTCTAAATGCCTTAGCTCCCGCTATCCCCGAATTAATTGGAGGTTCAGCCGACTTAACCCACTCCAACTTAACGGAGATGAAGGGCTTTGGTAATTTCCAAAAAGGACAATATCAAAACCGTAACCTGCGTTTCGGTGTCCGGGAACACGGAATGGGTGCAATTTGTAATGGCATTGGTCTGCATTACTCTGGCTTAATTCCCTATTGCGCGACATTCTTAGTCTTCGCGGACTATATGCGGGCGGCGATTCGTTTATCCGCCTTATCAGAAATCGGGGTGATCTATGTGATGACCCACGACTCTATCGCCCTTGGGGAAGATGGCCCCACCCACCAACCTGTAGAAACCATTGCCTCCTTACGAGCAATTCCTGACCTGTTGGTGATGCGTCCGGCGGATGGAAACGAAACCTCTGGGGCTTATAAAGTCGCCGTTGAAAATCGGAATCGTCCCACGCTGATTGCGTTAACTCGTCAAGCGTTACCGAACTTAAAAGGTAGTTCTATTGATGTGGTCAGCAAAGGAGCTTATGTTCTGTCTGACTCTGAAGGCACTCCCGATTTAATTCTGATCGCAACGGGAAGCGAAGTGTCTCTGTGTGTGGAAGCCGCCGCTAAATTAACCGCCGAAGGCAAGAAAGTTCGGGTGGTTTCTATGCCCTGTTGGGAACTGTTTGAAGAACAAGATGCAGCTTACAAAGAATCTGTGTTACCGAAAGCTGTCACCAAACGGTTAGCGGTAGAAGCTGCCAGCAGTTTCGGTTGGCAACGTTATATTGGTGATCAAGGCGACATGATCAGTATTGATCGCTTTGGTGCTTCTGCTCCGGGTAACGTGTTGATGGAGAAATTTGGTTTCACCCTGGATAATGTTTTAGACAAAGCGAAAGCGTTATTAGGTTAAGCCTAAAGTTTAGGGGAATAGGGAACAGGAAAGAGTTTTTCCTCCTGTCTCCTGTTTCCTCTCTTCTTATTATTGAGTGCGGTCATCTACCGCACTTTTTTTATTGAACTTGAGCGCCATGAGAACGGGGGTCAACCGTACTAGGTTTATCGGGAGTTAGTGGGGAATTAAAGGCAGAAACTTGGCCTATTGATTGAGTATAGGGGAGAGGATTTTCAGCGATTAAAGCGTCTAAATTTGCTTCTAGGATATTCCGGGGAATTTCACCAATAGTTTGTGCAATGGTATCAGCATTTTGATTCAAATAAACAAAATGAGGAATTCCATCAACTCGATATTTCAGCAGTTCAGGCAACCATTTACTATTATCCACATTCAACATAACAAAATTCAGTTGTTCAGCATATTGCTGTTTAATTTCATGCAATTCTGGGGCCATCGCTTGGCAACTGGTACACCAATTAGCATAAAATTCAATTAAGGTGGGTTTTCCATTCCTCAAGGCGACATCCATCGGAACAGATTCTTCTGCGAGTTGAGGAAGAGAGGTTGATGTCGCATCCATCCGTACCCCCAGGAAAACGGCTACAGCCAAAATAATCGCAGCCATGGCAATTAAAAAGTTTCTAATGCGTTTGGCTAAATCAGAGGGTTGAGTTGATGTTGTTGAATGCAATGGATTTTCGTTCATGTTCCTAAAATAAAAAATGATCACCTATCCTAGGAATGAGACAGGCGCAGAAAGAATTCACGGCTGACTCTAACTCCTAGCTTCTGATTATTTTAGTTTAACTATATTTTTCTGAAAATTTTTAACAATTCCCTTGAAGTTGCAGTAAAATAGGATCAAAATAAATTAGCTATAAAAATAGTCCCAAAAAGTGTAATAGCTATAAATTCGTAATTCGTAATTCGTAATTCGTAATTTTTAATTTTATAACAATGAAAAAAAGAGTCACTTTAACCTTTCCCAAACGCTCTATTCAAATGCCGATTACCTATCGATTGGCAAAAGATTTTAATGTGGCTGCTAATATTATTCGGGCTCAAGTCGCCCCCAATCAAGAGGGAAAATTAGTGGTAGAATTGTCAGGGGATATTGATGAATTAGAAGCCGCTATTGAATGGATGCAAACTCAAAATATTGGGGTTTCTTTAGTAGGACGAGAGATTTTAATTGATGAAGAAAGTTGTGTTGATTGTGGATTATGTACTGGAGTTTGTCCGACAGAAGCCTTAACGCTTAATCCTGAAACCTTTTATTTGACGTTTACCCGTTCCCGATGTATTGTTTGTGAACAATGTATTCCCACCTGTCCCGTTCAAGCGATTTCTACGAATCTCTAAACGGGAATTCAATACAAAACTTGTTTTTTCTCTTAATTTTTCAATGAAATCACAAAAAGAACTAACAATTATTACTTGGGTTTCCTTTGGATTACTGCTCCTAACTTGTCTTCATTTTGGTTGGTTTTTATTTGAATCTCATCTATATTCTATAATTGCAGGTATAATTTTAGCCTTAATTTGGGCAGTAGATTTATTCTTTACGATTCCGCTTAACTTTTTTCAAAATATAGTATTAAGATGGATTAGAACTGATCTAGGAACATTCTTAATGATTGTTTTTATCTCAATCTTAGGTGTGTTTATGGTCACTTGGCTACAGATTTCGATTAATATTTTATTAATGCTTTCAGCCACAGCATTAGCGAGGTTAGAATTGCAAACCTCCAGATTTAGTAATTGGCAATCTTTTATTATTTTATCGATATTATCTACCTTTGGTTTAACATTAGGATGGGTACTGAATTATTATTTTTCTGTAGATCATTTAGAATTCCAATTGTGTTTCCCCTTTGATTTAGGATGTCTTGAAATTCCCTATAGTGCAGAAACTCCACCTGCTCAAGAGTAACAAGGGTTAAGAGATTAATGTTATTGGGTGCGTCAGCTTGACGCTAACACACCATTGCTATTATTTTAAATCTAATAATCCATTACTTTTGAGTTTGGGATTAAAGCGAATTTCTTCTTGTAATCCCCGTTCTTGGAGTTGAGTTAAAATTTCTTCTTCCACACGACGAGCAACTTGTTTTAACAGTTTTTCTTGACCGATTTCATCGTTTTTTTCATAAGCTATTTTTTCTTCGGTTGTCATTAAAGGTTTGACTTGAATGGGATGATTCCACAGCATTTCATCTTCTGCATTTCCCAGAGGAATTGAACCATTTTCAGTAATCCAAGCTGCTTTAATTTCTTCTAAAATTGTTCGATTTGGACGAGTAATTGTTTGTAACTTCAGCCAATAACAGCCTTGATATTGCCGAACAAAATGTTGCTTTAAACTTAGATAAATATCTCTGGAATATCCGACATATTGTAAGATTTTATCTTGATTAAAAATGGCATAAACACCAATTTGACCCTGAAGAAAGTCAGGGATTCTGCCATTTTCATCCAAATAGGAGATATAGTCTAAACTATTAAGAGGAGGAATTTCAGTTGGATTAGTCATTGATACAAAAAACGCTTTTTTCCTAATTTTAAATGGATCAGTACCGATTTAATTATAGCGTTTTATTGAATTCTTTTTAACGGCGATTAAATACATGAGGAGAAAAATTTTCCCATTCAACTCAAATATCTGTTATCTTGGATCTTAAAACTCTGCTGAATAACTGGCGAGTCGTAAACTTCTGGAAATCTCAGAGTTGCCTGGTTCAAGACCATACTCCCTCAGTCAAATCTGTATAAAAAAACTCAATGTTTACACAAGTGCATTTAACAGAGCGACATCATCATATCCTGTGGGCAACGATTCGTCACTATATTGCGACGGCAGAACCTGTTGGTTCTAAAGCGTTGGTGGAAGAATACAACCTCAAAGTCAGTCCCGCCACCATCCGCAATAGTATGGGGGTCTTGGAACGCGCTGGACTCCTGTATCAACCCCATACCTCCGCCGGACGAGTCCCCTCAGATTCGGGTTATCGAATTTATGTGGATAAATTAATTACGCCTTCAGAAACCGTAGCCGATGAAGCACTGCAATTATTACGGGAACAACTCAGTTTAAAAAACTGTAGTTTGGAGGCAATTTTGCGGGGTGCATCGCAAATTTTATCAACTTTGAGTGGGTATATTACCTTAGTAACATTACCCCAACGAATTACAACCCGGTTGCGACATTTGCACCTGATTTCGATAGAACCTGGAAAAATAATGTTAGTTGTAGTAACGGATTCCTATCAAACCCAATCGAGTTTGATTGAATTATCGTCTCCGAATTACCCTGCTAATTCTAACACAATGGGAGTTAATCCGCTACCCGAAAATCCAGAAGTTTTAGAACAAGAGTTACAATTAATTTCTAATTTTTTAAATGCTCAATTGAGAGGAAAATCTATTTCTGAACTCTCCACTTTAGATTGTACAGAATTAGATCGGGAATTTCAACGCTATTCGGATTTTTTACGCAAATTATTAACGGATTTAAGTCATCGTAGCCAAACCCCAGAATATACTCGAATTCTAATTAGTGGAATTGCTGAAGTTTTACATTTACCCGAATTTTCGCAATTACAACAGGTTAAAACTTTAATGCACTTATTAGAAGAAGAACAGGAACAATTGTGGCCGTTAATTTTTCCCCCGTCCCAAACTGAACGGGTTACGGTTCGGATTGGGTCGGAAAATCCCTTAGAACCCATTCAAGGCTGTACATTGGTTTCGGCTCAATATCGACGGGATAATATTCCGGTGGGAAGTGTGGGAATTTTAGGCCCGACTCGGATGATGTATGAAAATGCCATCGCCGTTGTTGAAGCCGCTGCTGATTATTTGTCAGAAGCACTGAGTTAATGTTTAATTTCTATATTTATGGTCGGTTTAGAATCCTTAGAAAATAGTTTATTTTCCTTTGTCCATCTTCTAAGATTTGGCTTAGAAGCAATTTCGGCTTTTTGCGTCTTTTTAGGATTAATTACTACCTTAAAAATTGCCTTAAAAGCTTTCCATCGGCGGCTAGTTTTTCCCTTTATAGAGTTACGTCTCCACTTTGGAACGTGGTTAGCCTTAGCCTTGGAATTTCAATTGGGTGCGGATATTGTTTCTACCACAATTACACCCTCTTTTCAGGTATTAGGACAGTTAGCCGCAATTGCTGTGATTCGGACATTTTTAAATTATTTTTTGAATAAAGAACTGGAAAGTGAAACTAACTTTCAGAAAAAGCTAGAGGAGAAATCTTCTATTCAGAAATTATAGAATATAATGGTGAATTCTGACCCTTTAACCATCGCAGAAACAGCAATTATCGAGTTTGAACGTTCAAAAGTTCCTGGGGTTTGGACGGGACTCAATAAACAGCAAATTATTGCCGAAATCCGCTCACGTCTGCTAAATCCCTTTAACATTAATCAAGGTTCTCAACCCTTTTGTGGCCCTGCTGCTATTATTTTTGAACTGGCTCGAAAACATCCTGCTGCTTATATTCAACTCTGTCGAAATCTCTTTCAAATTGGGGGCTTTCATACCCATACAAATCGTTGGATTCCTTCACCTGTCTATTTACAACAGAGTCAAGTTAATGTTAAGATCTCTCAAGTGGATTGGATGGTATTATCGACACTGAGAGAATCGGAAAATCTGATTTTTTCCGTTGACCCGAATGCTCCTCAACTCTTGAGAAATTTAGCCGGAATTACAAAGCCTTGGGAAATTGGCGGATGGACTCAAGAAATTTTAGGTTATCAAACCATTCATTATCATTATGCTTATTTATTCGGAGATTTAGAAGCGATTCAAAAAGCAAATCAAATTGTAAAATCTGGGGGTGTAGCCTTTGGATTAATTAATGATTTTGGCTTACTCCTGAACAAACCTCCCGTTTTTTCCTATCCCAGTCATTGGGTCGCCTTATTAGATCAATTAAATATTGATTACAATCGGAATATGATTGAGTTTAATCTATTTACTTGGGGTCAACAGATGCAGATTAAGGTTGATATAAAAACCTTTAAAACCTATTTTTGGGCTGTTGTTACTGGGATTTAGTTTAACCGCAACATAGCATCAGAAACCGGGTTTTTAAGTTAAGCCTATAGGGATTTTCAAAAACCCGGTTTCTTATATGAAATCTTTAAATGTTTGCTACAAATCCCCCTGTAGAGACGTTGCATGCAACGTCTCTACAGGGGGGCTGGGGGGATCATTTGTAGCGTTCATAAGGGGATTTCATATAACTTAAGTTTAGGGTCTGAAATCGAGGTGTTTTTAAACCCAGTTTCTAAATTCCTATTAATGAATTGGTAATAATCCGCTTCACGCCTAAATTAACTAAAGTATTAAAATCATTGAGATCATCCACTGTCCAAACCACAATATCGACTCCTTGATTTTGGCTTTGGGTTACGATTTCTGGATGTTGTAATACAACAGGATAATGGATGCTTAAAATCGAATTTCCTTTGTTAATTGCTTTTTGAAGCTGTTCTTCAAACTGATTAAAAGCAATTAAAAAATATCCCAGGGTTATTTCGGGATGATAGTGACGAATTTGATCTAAAAATTTTTCATTAAAAGAAGTTATAATTGATTTTTTAAGAAGATCATTTTGAATTAAAAATCCCCCTAAGTTTTGAACTTCTTCCTCTAACCATTGATGATTCGGTTTAATATCAAAATATAAAAAATCCTTAACATTTTGAAAAGTAGCGATCACATCTTCTAATGTAGGAATACTTTCTCCAGCAAATCGTTCAGCAAACCACGAACCTGCATCTAATTCTTTGAGTTCTGCAATGGTTTTCTCGGAAACTTTACCCGATGTTCCCGTAATTCGATTTAATAATTCATCATGAAAAATAACGGGAATTCCATCCGCAGAAACTTGTACATCAAATTCCAGAGAATTTGCCCCCTGTTGTAAAGCTGCACTAAACGCAACCAGGGTATTTTCAGGTGCCATAACCGAAAAACCCCGATGAGCAATAATTTCTAAATCCA is from Planktothrix sp. FACHB-1365 and encodes:
- a CDS encoding Asr1405/Asl0597 family protein, with protein sequence MNSSHLDESAICEILGINWVDRWLVYKRLQELEIPCWCRINQPLQVQINTPKDTIQLLSVLRQFSQSHQNLVEHLEHCWHCHSI
- a CDS encoding ferredoxin, with product MYKSNKSHTEFNLTGTIKNVWIKEDKPKLMTLQTPVGLLLIKLSKAARMMGISNLAPGQEVRVKGQKKQDFKTGKIKLKAEQILPAFPPLSTLTPLFGDESPESASENLVLSSSLSVQTSTTSNILYSPIQEDYKTSEICPSVIPGEPVQQPAVKPAKILICQKSDCRKRGGDAICTLLQQELAQRGLEDQVTIQKTGCLKKCKAGPNLVMLPDKTRYSKVEPEKIPALIEQHF
- the tkt gene encoding transketolase yields the protein MASLEELCINSIRFLAIDAVEKAKSGHPGLPMGAAPMAFVLWDRFMRFNPKNPKWYNRDRFVLSAGHGSMLQYALLYLMGYDSVSLDDIKNFRQWGSKTPGHPENFVTAGVEVTTGPLGQGIANGVGLAMAEAHMAATFNKPDANLVDHYTYVILGDGCNMEGVSGEACSLAGHLGLGKLIALYDDNHISIDGNTEISFTEDVSKRFETYGWHVQHVENGNTDLDAIADAIAKAKEVTDKPSFIKVTTIIGYGSPNKANTAGVHGAALGGDEVAATRKNLGWGYEPFVVPDDALAHFRKAVERGANLEGEWSKTWENYKAKYPQEAAEFERRISGKLPEGWEKALPTFTPEEKGKATRQYSEGCLNALAPAIPELIGGSADLTHSNLTEMKGFGNFQKGQYQNRNLRFGVREHGMGAICNGIGLHYSGLIPYCATFLVFADYMRAAIRLSALSEIGVIYVMTHDSIALGEDGPTHQPVETIASLRAIPDLLVMRPADGNETSGAYKVAVENRNRPTLIALTRQALPNLKGSSIDVVSKGAYVLSDSEGTPDLILIATGSEVSLCVEAAAKLTAEGKKVRVVSMPCWELFEEQDAAYKESVLPKAVTKRLAVEAASSFGWQRYIGDQGDMISIDRFGASAPGNVLMEKFGFTLDNVLDKAKALLG
- a CDS encoding thioredoxin family protein encodes the protein MNENPLHSTTSTQPSDLAKRIRNFLIAMAAIILAVAVFLGVRMDATSTSLPQLAEESVPMDVALRNGKPTLIEFYANWCTSCQAMAPELHEIKQQYAEQLNFVMLNVDNSKWLPELLKYRVDGIPHFVYLNQNADTIAQTIGEIPRNILEANLDALIAENPLPYTQSIGQVSAFNSPLTPDKPSTVDPRSHGAQVQ
- a CDS encoding NIL domain-containing protein; protein product: MKKRVTLTFPKRSIQMPITYRLAKDFNVAANIIRAQVAPNQEGKLVVELSGDIDELEAAIEWMQTQNIGVSLVGREILIDEESCVDCGLCTGVCPTEALTLNPETFYLTFTRSRCIVCEQCIPTCPVQAISTNL
- a CDS encoding GIY-YIG nuclease family protein yields the protein MTNPTEIPPLNSLDYISYLDENGRIPDFLQGQIGVYAIFNQDKILQYVGYSRDIYLSLKQHFVRQYQGCYWLKLQTITRPNRTILEEIKAAWITENGSIPLGNAEDEMLWNHPIQVKPLMTTEEKIAYEKNDEIGQEKLLKQVARRVEEEILTQLQERGLQEEIRFNPKLKSNGLLDLK
- the hrcA gene encoding heat-inducible transcriptional repressor HrcA, with the protein product MFTQVHLTERHHHILWATIRHYIATAEPVGSKALVEEYNLKVSPATIRNSMGVLERAGLLYQPHTSAGRVPSDSGYRIYVDKLITPSETVADEALQLLREQLSLKNCSLEAILRGASQILSTLSGYITLVTLPQRITTRLRHLHLISIEPGKIMLVVVTDSYQTQSSLIELSSPNYPANSNTMGVNPLPENPEVLEQELQLISNFLNAQLRGKSISELSTLDCTELDREFQRYSDFLRKLLTDLSHRSQTPEYTRILISGIAEVLHLPEFSQLQQVKTLMHLLEEEQEQLWPLIFPPSQTERVTVRIGSENPLEPIQGCTLVSAQYRRDNIPVGSVGILGPTRMMYENAIAVVEAAADYLSEALS
- a CDS encoding DUF1622 domain-containing protein, encoding MVGLESLENSLFSFVHLLRFGLEAISAFCVFLGLITTLKIALKAFHRRLVFPFIELRLHFGTWLALALEFQLGADIVSTTITPSFQVLGQLAAIAVIRTFLNYFLNKELESETNFQKKLEEKSSIQKL
- a CDS encoding glycerophosphodiester phosphodiesterase family protein, coding for MDLEIIAHRGFSVMAPENTLVAFSAALQQGANSLEFDVQVSADGIPVIFHDELLNRITGTSGKVSEKTIAELKELDAGSWFAERFAGESIPTLEDVIATFQNVKDFLYFDIKPNHQWLEEEVQNLGGFLIQNDLLKKSIITSFNEKFLDQIRHYHPEITLGYFLIAFNQFEEQLQKAINKGNSILSIHYPVVLQHPEIVTQSQNQGVDIVVWTVDDLNDFNTLVNLGVKRIITNSLIGI